A window from Melitaea cinxia chromosome 5, ilMelCinx1.1, whole genome shotgun sequence encodes these proteins:
- the LOC123653464 gene encoding uncharacterized protein LOC123653464, with the protein MSRTCWRQALWALAMLSTLAPSQADGNIGCLFSSSLCVEGVEWCYDDFAFGKCIPVYDNDPEEGSLYQYDMSSNQLQWFERELQQLAASGYRWEHAYTQCVLQSMLYALRHHLNPTNVNSKLCDHFADPKVDSATAGEEDDTLDNIEPDETAYVRFTPNSAASDYANEVYNPPFVSDDDPTEYLIPKGQSSIDNEQLQPEEDNPSDNIRDIMLMSGIEESPVIMPFEGFRERLQAEEKERNLDNQNIIPEAFLDKEKKSLAEAKNEIKSFTENNEYPDEERLGAHFRKFKTKPPPFTAEYLTANRFSPLDAEVRSNAIQKYKQSFADKNFPFEYENPGDIQEQRIYFDEDGDEFSIDTGSGDLEPYHIKDRSKAKNSKNMEYLINHWRELFGSKLTPQGNLYAEGGPLKPDEIQGENSKFYLSEDFQDLLNREWGFKRRERDDVKKPGPRVDAKTLKILYINKSVTAQEAVNKQNPSKPDHDPNDYEYDPSYAFVELHNRFLTNWEKGMAFIGKLEEMLGLEKNTFTNPRVDPSEVTFKVEKNSKGYDAAEVGRQIDAIKDKVWKETGAQIKSIGVGDRSKHAIIHHADIQEPQLFGLQLPVLLALVGSLSVLVVGAVVFAILLKRDMSSKRKMQGLASAAEIDAEATRDYQELCRARMSGKWPGQQTTVPSHSTDPPQRITSLTKDPEGHSPSTRSSTSSWSEEPALTNMDISTGHMVLAYMEDHLRNKDRLEQEWKALCAYEAEPCATVAALKPENNGKNRYADVLPYDHSRVTLNTLSNHLGSDYINASTITDHDPRNPAYIAAAGPLAHTAADFWQMVWEQGSVVMVMLTRLTENGQQLCHRYWPEEGSELYHIYEVHLVSEHIWCDDYLVRSFYLKNQRTGETRTVTQFHFLSWPENGVPSSTKALLEFRRKVNKSYRGRSCPIVVHCSDGAGRTGTYCLIDMVLNRMAKGAKEIDIAATLEHIRDQRPRTVATKQQFEFVLMAVAEEVHAILKALPAHLQQLQEKKDKEKEKEKEKEKEGNEKEKPN; encoded by the exons ATGAGTCGTACGTGCTGGCGACAGGCCCTGTGGGCGCTGGCGATGTTAAGCACGCTGGCGCCCTCGCAGGCTGATGGAAACATAG GTTGCTTGTTTAGTTCGTCGCTCTGCGTGGAGGGAGTGGAATGGTGTTATGATG attttgcaTTCGGTAAATGCATACCGGTGTACGACAACGATCCTGAAGAAGGATCTCTTTATCA GTACGACATGAGTTCGAACCAGCTGCAATGGTTCGAGAGGGAGCTGCAGCAGCTGGCAGCGAGCGGCTACCGCTGGGAGCACGCTTACACCCAGTGCGTGCTTCAGAGCATGCTTTACGCTTTGCGTCATCATTT GAATCCAACAAATGTAAATTCGAAGCTATGTGACCATTTTGCGGATCCCAAAGTAGATTCTGCAACTGCTGGCGAGGAAGATGATACTTTAGATAAT aTAGAACCTGACGAAACTGCTTATGTACGATTTACACCAAATTCGGCAGCATCTGATTACGCAAATGAAGTGTACAACCCACCCTTTGTTTCCGACGACGATCCAACTGAATATCTGATACCTAAAG GACAATCATCCATTGATAACGAACAACTACAACCAGAGGAAGACAATCCTAGCGATAATATACGAGACATAATGCTCATGAGTGGCATCGAAGAATCGCCTGTTATAATGCCATTTGAGGGATTTAGAGAACGCCTTCAAGCTGAAGAGAAGGAAAGAAATCttgataatcaaaatattataccTGAAGCATTTCTAGACAAGGAAAAAAAATCTCTGGCCGAGGCtaagaatgaaataaaatcttttactgAAAATAATGAATACCCGGATGAGGAACGTTTGGGGGCTCACTTCCGAAAATTTAAAACCAAGCCTCCGCCGTTTACAGCGGAGTATCTTACTGCTAATCGATTTTCACCATTGGATGCTGAAGTTCGTTCCAATGCAATTCAAAAATACAAGCAAAGTTTTGCTGACAAAAACTTTCCTTTCGAATATGAAAATCCAGGTGATATACAAGAACAAAGAATTTATTTTGACGAAGACGGTGACGAATTTTCTATTGATACTGGCAGCGGTGATCTGGAACCATACCACATTAAAg ATCGATCAAAAGCTAAGAACTCCAAGAATAtggaatatttaattaatcactGGCGTGAGTTATTTGGTTCGAAGTTAACACCCCAGGGCAATCTGTATGCTGAAGGTGGACCGTTAAAACCCGATGAAATACAAG gtgaaaattcaaaattttacctATCGGAAGATTTTCAAGATTTACTTAATAGAGAATGGGGCTTTAAGCGTAGGGAAAGAGATGATGTTAAAAAGCCTGGGCCGCGTGTGGACGCAAAAACTTTAAAGATATTGTACATCAATAAATCGGTGACAG CTCAAGAAGCGGTGAACAAACAAAATCCCAGTAAACCAGATCATGACCCCAACGATTATGAATATGATCCATCGTATGCTTTCGTCGAGTTAcataatag GTTCCTTACAAATTGGGAGAAAGGCATGGCTTTCATCGGAAAACTTGAAGAAATGCTGGGCTTAGAAAAAAATACCTTCACGAATCCTCG AGTTGACCCAAGTGAAGTGACGTTTAAAGTGGAAAAAAACAGTAAGGGATATGACGCTGCTGAAGTTGGGAGACAAATTG ATGCTATCAAAGACAAAGTGTGGAAAGAAACGGGAGCCCAAATTAAGTCTATTGGTGTCGGGGACAGG AGTAAACATGCTATTATTCATCACGCTGATATACAAGAACCACAACTCTTCGGCTTACAATTACCAGTTCTTCTTGCACTCGTGGGAAGTTTGTCCGTTCTCGTCGTGGGTGCTGTTGTATTTGCAATTTTGTTGAAACGGGACATGAGCAGTAAGAGGAAAATGCAAGGACTCGCATCAGCAGCTGAGATAGATGCGGAAGCTACTAGAGATTATCAG GAACTTTGCCGAGCTCGCATGTCTGGCAAGTGGCCAGGACAGCAGACGACTGTTCCATCTCACTCAACTGACCCACCTCAAAGAATCACTTCACTAACAAAGGATCCAGAAGGTCACTCGCCTTCAACACGATCTAGTACTTCTTCctg GAGCGAGGAACCGGCGCTAACCAACATGGATATTTCGACTGGACACATGGTGTTG GCATACATGGAAGACCATCTTCGCAACAAAGACCGTCTCGAACAAGAGTGGAAGGCGTTGTGCGCATATGAAGCCGAACCTTGTGCCACGGTTGCAGCTCTTAAACCTGAAAATAACGGAAAGAACCGCTACGCTGATGTGCTGCCTTACGATCATTCACGGGTCACACTGAACACGTTGTCTAATCACCTTGGATCTGATTATATCAACGCTTCTACTATt ACCGATCATGATCCACGAAACCCAGCATACATCGCTGCAGCCGGTCCTTTGGCACATACAGCAGCGGACTTCTGGCAAATGGTTTGGGAGCAAGGCAGTGTTGTGATGGTGATGCTCACTCGACTTACAGAGAACGGCCAGCAACTTTGCCACCGATACTGGCCTGAAGAGGGATCGGAACTCTATCATATCTATGAG GTGCACCTAGTCAGCGAGCATATTTGGTGCGATGATTATCTCGTCCGCAGTTTTTATCTGAAGAACCAACGTACCGGCGAAACACGTACCGTAACGCAATTCCACTTCCTTTCCTGGCCAGAAAATGGAGTACCATCTTCAACCAAGGCTTTGCTCGAATTTAGAAG GAAAGTGAACAAGTCTTATCGTGGTAGATCTTGCCCGATAGTAGTACACTGCAG CGATGGTGCTGGCCGCACGGGTACTTACTGCTTGATTGACATGGTACTGAACCGCATGGCGAAAGGTGCAAAAGAAATAGATATAGCGGCAACTCTAGAGCACATCCGGGACCAGCGTCCACGAACCGTGGCTACCAAACAACAGTTCGAATTTGTCCTGATGGCTGTGGCTGAGGAG GTGCATGCAATACTGAAGGCTTTACCGGCACATTTGCAACAACTGCAAGAGAAAAAGgacaaagaaaaagaaaaggagaaagaaaaagaaaaagaaggcaACGAAAAAGAGAAACCCAACTGA